A genomic window from Geitlerinema sp. PCC 9228 includes:
- a CDS encoding DUF6653 family protein encodes MNLEKRIANIFRMSDEVWQRHAHPGSVWSRTAALPLLVVAVWSRAWWGWWSLVPVAIALFWIWVNPRLFPKPASTNHWASKAVLGERVWSDRDAVPVPQHHRRVPHILNLISALGLPFLIWGLVAFHLWSVLLGVCLVNLGKFWFLDRMVWLYEDMKDATSEYRSWLY; translated from the coding sequence ATGAATTTAGAAAAGCGCATTGCTAATATATTTCGCATGAGCGACGAGGTATGGCAGCGTCATGCCCATCCTGGGAGCGTTTGGAGTCGAACGGCGGCTCTGCCGTTGCTGGTGGTGGCGGTTTGGAGTCGTGCGTGGTGGGGATGGTGGTCGTTGGTACCTGTTGCGATCGCGCTTTTCTGGATTTGGGTCAATCCCCGTTTGTTTCCCAAACCCGCTTCTACGAATCATTGGGCTTCTAAGGCAGTGCTTGGGGAGCGTGTATGGAGCGATCGCGATGCCGTTCCCGTTCCCCAGCACCATCGCCGCGTTCCTCACATTCTCAATCTTATTTCGGCGTTGGGATTGCCATTTCTGATTTGGGGATTGGTGGCGTTTCATCTTTGGAGTGTTTTGTTGGGAGTTTGTTTGGTCAATCTTGGCAAGTTCTGGTTTTTAGATCGCATGGTTTGGCTTTATGAGGATATGAAAGATGCAACGTCGGAGTATCGAAGTTGGTTGTATTGA
- a CDS encoding TldD/PmbA family protein: MTATTVPQLPTQEEALSLIDQVIQQSQAEGVFVTLQAANENLSRFSENQISQNIQTNQARLTITSYYGQRSASTATSELDPEAIAQTVRRSEEFAQIAPEDPEWVPLLEPQTYEDRQPAFDTETANLSPITRGEMVQQVCDRTSKAGVNGSGTLSSDTSVLAIGNSLGLRAFQQNTQANFSVTARIDDGSSWMRRSACAVGDLPMVELTENAIARACQSRQPQEISPGKYPVVFEGAALADLLFFLIFNLDARAADEGRSFMSRYNDTGEVVGNYLGESLFSPLVQIARYSGHPALQLSPFFRDGLPNSYLDIVRDGVPQALSYSRYWAQQQGKQPTGMFLPVVMAGSDRSTADLIAQTERGIFVSRAWYVRYVNPRTLEVTGMTRDGTFWIENGKLAYPIKNLRFNQCLPDMMAQVDALGTPQRYGMSVVPSVRVREFHFSSITDSV, encoded by the coding sequence ATGACAGCAACGACCGTTCCCCAACTACCTACCCAAGAGGAAGCCCTTTCCCTCATTGACCAAGTTATCCAACAGTCACAAGCCGAGGGGGTTTTCGTTACTTTACAAGCGGCGAATGAGAATCTCAGCCGTTTTAGCGAAAATCAAATTAGTCAAAATATTCAAACCAACCAAGCCCGACTCACAATTACCAGCTATTACGGGCAACGCAGTGCCTCCACAGCAACCAGCGAACTAGACCCAGAAGCGATCGCGCAAACCGTACGGCGATCGGAAGAATTTGCCCAAATTGCCCCGGAAGACCCGGAATGGGTACCTTTGCTGGAACCGCAAACCTACGAAGACCGACAGCCAGCTTTCGATACGGAGACGGCGAATTTATCCCCCATTACCAGGGGAGAAATGGTCCAACAGGTGTGCGATCGCACTTCTAAAGCCGGGGTGAATGGTTCCGGAACCTTAAGCAGCGACACCTCGGTTTTGGCGATTGGCAATTCCCTGGGATTGCGGGCATTTCAGCAAAACACCCAAGCCAATTTTAGCGTTACCGCCCGCATCGATGACGGTTCCAGTTGGATGCGTCGCAGTGCTTGTGCGGTGGGAGATTTGCCCATGGTGGAACTCACGGAAAACGCGATCGCGCGTGCTTGTCAGTCTCGCCAGCCCCAGGAAATCTCACCAGGAAAATATCCAGTGGTGTTTGAAGGAGCGGCTTTAGCAGATTTGCTGTTTTTTCTTATTTTTAATTTAGACGCGCGGGCAGCCGACGAAGGACGTTCTTTCATGTCGCGTTACAATGATACTGGCGAAGTGGTGGGCAATTACTTGGGCGAATCTTTATTTAGTCCCTTGGTACAAATTGCTCGGTATTCCGGGCATCCAGCATTGCAGTTGAGTCCGTTTTTCCGGGATGGTTTGCCCAATTCCTATTTGGATATTGTGCGAGACGGGGTACCGCAAGCATTGAGTTACAGCCGCTACTGGGCGCAACAGCAGGGAAAACAGCCTACGGGGATGTTCTTGCCGGTGGTGATGGCTGGTTCCGACCGCAGTACGGCAGATTTGATTGCCCAGACGGAACGGGGGATTTTTGTGAGTCGTGCTTGGTACGTACGTTACGTGAATCCGCGAACGTTGGAGGTAACGGGGATGACGCGCGATGGTACGTTTTGGATTGAGAATGGGAAACTGGCTTATCCCATTAAGAATTTGCGGTTCAATCAGTGTTTGCCGGATATGATGGCACAGGTGGATGCGTTGGGAACGCCGCAAAGATACGGTATGAGTGTGGTTCCTAGCGTGCGGGTGCGCGAGTTTCACTTTAGTAGCATTACCGATAGCGTTTGA